From the Cryptomeria japonica chromosome 2, Sugi_1.0, whole genome shotgun sequence genome, one window contains:
- the LOC131053551 gene encoding linoleate 9S-lipoxygenase A-like has product MAKFCSSLSRGRIFFANNSYLPSKTPVGLVGWRGEELVKMRGNGTGKREPWDRIYDYDVYNDLGDLKNGKNLERTILGGSADFPYPRRCRTGRNRLRINQAYESRKQEWKLSALISPGFYIPADEKFPQASLSDFRAHFFKAFSKKFISDLVTNLNVVKKHFGNLKEVKSLYSKGLNMPADIKISLAKAVVPFQMIKGILDTNDQAVLKFPKPNIINRDDNAWRTDEEFARQTLAGINPMVIKRLERFPPYGNQNPQIYGPQKSSITEEHLLPYMDKMSVEKAIENKRLFIMDYYDAYMPYVERINNLETSKVHASRTIFFLGGDGTLRPIAIELCLPPTAVGHGDNRVFTPNYAQEDKGWLWELAKAHVRSNDSGYHQIVNHWLRTHAVIEPFIISIQRNLSKLHPLHKLLVPHFRNTMDINRAARERLINAEGIVEKCFSPGKFGMEISSKAYIDWKFNEQGLPADLKKRGMATENGAGGLELVIKDYPYAVDGLEIWDALKSWVSEYLSLYYSGDDSVESDEEVRAWWKEIREVGHGDKKREKAGWYKMKSLKDLKEAITTIIWVTSAHHAAVNFGQYDYAGFMPNLPSTTRKLVPLKGSDQYSKLLKDPEAFFLKTLTGPTTATTTMAVLEILSRHSTDEVYLGQGSTKEWDDDNRVYEAFQKFHQNLLGIETKITARNEDPNLKNRCGAAKLPYTLLFPNTSDVTKAGGLTFKGIPNSISI; this is encoded by the exons ATGGCTAAATTTTGTTCTAGTTTGAGTAGAGGACGGATCTTCTTTGCAAATAAt AGCTATCTTCCTTCGAAAACACCAGTAGGGCTTGTGGGTTGGAGGGGTGAAGAGCTGGTAAAAATGAGAGGAAATGGTACTGGGAAGAGGGAGCCGTGGGATCGTATTTATGATTATGATGTTTACAATGATCTGGGTGACCTTAAGAACGGGAAGAATCTTGAGAGGACAATTCTCGGAGGATCCGCCGACTTCCCATATCCGCGGAGATGCAGAACTGGCCGTAATCGCCTAAGAATAA ATCAAGCTTATGAGAGTCGAAAGCAGGAGTGGAAATTGTCAGCACTTATATCGCCAGGCTTCTATATCCCGGCAGATGAGAAGTTCCCTCAAGCCAGTCTTTCTGACTTTCGAGCCCATTTCTTCAAAGCTTTCTCTAAAAAGTTCATTTCTGATCTTGTCACAAATCTAAATGTAGTGAAGAAACACTTCGGTAATTTGAAGGAGGTTAAAAGTCTCTACAGTAAGGGACTTAACATGCCAGCTGATATTAAAATTAGTTTGGCCAAAGCAGTCGTTCCGTTTCAGATGATAAAAGGGATTTTGGATACAAACGACCAAGCGGTCCTAAAATTTCCAAAACCCAATATAATAAACA GGGATGATAATGCATGGAGGACAGACGAAGAGTTTGCTCGTCAAACACTTGCAGGGATCAATCCTATGGTTATTAAACGTTTGGAG CGCTTCCCGCCATATGGCAATCAGAACCCACAAATATACGGTCCACAGAAGAGTTCAATCACTGAGGAACATTTGCTTCCTTACATGGATAAAATGTCAGTGGAAAAG GCCATTGAAAATAAAAGACTGTTTATAATGGACTACTATGATGCGTACATGCCCTACGTGGAACGCATTAACAACCTTGAGACAAGCAAAGTCCATGCCAGCCGCACCATCTTCTTTCTTGGGGGTGATGGAACCCTAAGGCCTATTGCCATCGAGCTGTGTTTGCCTCCCACAGCTGTGGGACATGGTGACAACCGCGTCTTCACTCCCAACTATGCTCAAGAAGACAAGGGATGGTTGTGGGAGTTGGCCAAAGCTCATGTGCGATCCAACGATTCTGGTTATCACCAGATAGTCAATCATTG GCTTCGAACACATGCCGTGATAGAGCCGTTTATTATTTCTATTCAGAGAAATCTGAGCAAACTGCACCCACTTCACAAGTTACTTGTCCCTCACTTCCGCAATACCATGGACATCAACCGTGCAGCTCGTGAAAGGTTGATAAATGCGGAAGGCATTGTCGAGAAATGTTTCAGTCCAGGCAAGTTTGGAATGGAAATCTCTTCCAAAGCATACATCGATTGGAAATTCAATGAGCAAGGTCTACCAGCTGATCTGAAAAAGAG GGGTATGGCTACAGAAAATGGAGCAGGTGGGCTGGAACTTGTGATTAAAGATTATCCATATGCTGTTGACGGGCTTGAAATATGGGATGCCTTGAAATCCTGGGTGTCGGAATACTTATCACTTTATTACAGCGGTGATGATAGTGTAGAGAGTGATGAAGAAGTGAGAGCATGGTGGAAAGAGATCAGAGAGGTTGGGCATGGAGACAAGAAGCGTGAGAAGGCAGGATGGTACAAAATGAAGAGCCTGAAAGATCTGAAGGAAGCAATTACCACCATCATCTGGGTTACCTCTGCTCACCACGCTGCGGTGAACTTCGGCCAGTATGACTACGCTGGATTCATGCCCAATCTCCCCAGTACCACCCGTAAGCTTGTTCCACTCAAAGGATCGGATCAGTATTCCAAACTCCTCAAGGACCCAGAAGCATTTTTTCTCAAGACTCTTACAGGTCCTACCACAGCCACTACTACCATGGCTGTGCTGGAAATTTTGTCAAGGCATTCCACCGACGAGGTTTACTTAGGCCAGGGTTCAACCAAAGAATGGGATGATGACAATAGGGTTTACGAAGCCTTTCAAAAATTTCACCAGAACCTGTTGGGTATCGAGACAAAGATTACTGCTAGAAATGAAGACCCAAACCTGAAGAACCGATGTGGTGCCGCAAAGCTTCCCTACACACTGTTGTTTCCAAACACTTCAGATGTAACCAAGGCTGGTGGTCTCACCTTTAAGGGAATTCCTAACAGCATTAGCATATGA